In the Pongo abelii isolate AG06213 chromosome 9, NHGRI_mPonAbe1-v2.0_pri, whole genome shotgun sequence genome, CATTCTCAGTGTCTCTGGCCATACTGATTAAGACTTAGGGATTTCCCCCTGATGGAAGCTGGGAAAAAGGAATCGCAGTGAGAATAgtttacaaatatgtttatttacaGAGGTAACAGGCTGTCTAACAGCAAGGACAATCAGAGTAAGTTGGTTACAAAAACTTCCCAAAGGAAGATGGCAGAGGCCTGGACCAGGGAAAGGAGGCAAGTCTGAACTCgggagtttcctttttttttttttttgagacagagtcttgctctatcgcccaggctggagtgcagtggtgcaaggctcactgcaacctccacctcctgggttcaagcgaatctcctgcctcagtctcctgagtagctgggattataggcccacaccacaacacctggctaattttgtatttttagcagagtcggggtttcacaatgttggctatattggtctcgaactcctgacctcaggtgatctgccccccttggcctcccaaagtgctgggattacaagtgtgagccaccgcacccgccccCCACCCAACCCCCTGTAGTTTTCAGCAGAATCTTCTGCTCCTGTCGCCCTAACCTGAGGAACAGTCCTGTCTCCATCAGATCAATAGCTGGAAAGACCTAGGAAGAGAGGGGTTCTGAGAAAAGAGGGGTCAGCCAGGAAGGAGACGAGAGGCAGGGGAGACAGCCAGCCCCATCCTAGCACCTTCCACCAACATCACCAGCAGACCCACGCAGTCCGAAATACAACAAGAATAAGAAAACTATAGCCATAGCCATAGTAATGACGCCGAACAACAGAGAAATCAGCAAGATATGTGTTTCAGTTTGTCGGCATGGTATTTTTATTAGTTTGCAACTTTCTGTTTAAGATAAAGCAGTGtgatcctggttaacacggtgaaaccccgtctctactaataataataaaaaaaaaattagctgggagcggtggcgggtgcctgtagtcccagctacttaggaggctgaggcaggagaatggagtgaacccgggaaatggagcttgcagtgagccgagatcgcgccactgcaccccagcctgggcgacagtgcgagactctgtctcaaaaaaaaaaaaaaaagaaaaaaaagatacagcagAGTGTTGGACATGCAAAGCCACTCCAAGGAAGCCTCTTAAACGCCCACCTTGTTGCAGGTGGGACACTCAtgcccagctgctccagctggaAAAGACAGGACTGCAAGTGGGTGCAGGAGCTCAGGCCTCTGAAAAGACAAGCAAAGGCGAGGCTAGCGGGTGAGGGGTGATTCAGCCGCAATTGCAGTTGACTTGGGAAGAGAATTTGTCAGGAGAGACAATGGACATTAATTAGGGTGGACTCTCCTTAGGAAAAGGCAGCCAGATATGGCATCATTCTACAGCGGGGAATGGACCCTGAGCAATGATTTGGGGCTCAACAATGAAGGACAGGTCACAGCTTCGGAAGACAGGATTAGCAGGACTCACATGAGGCCTGAGTCCAGAGCCTCAGATCTTACACTGGCAGCACATGGGGACACAGCAGCTAGACTGGGAGCAGCAGGGCTTGAAGCAACTGGACTGGCAGCAGGATGACCCACAGCCTGAGGAACAGCAACAGGGCTTACAGTAGCTGGACTGGCAGCAGGATGACCCACAGCCTGAGGAACAGCAACAGGGCTTACAGCAGCTGGACTGGCAGCAGTAGGGCTTGCAGCAGCTGGACTGGGAGCAGGATGATCCACAGCCTGAAGAGCAGCAGCAGGGCTTATAGCAGCTGCACTGGGAGCGGCCACCAGAGCCACAGCCCCCTTTGGAGACCCCACAGGAGCCACAGCCCCCCTTGGAGCCTCCACAGGACCCACAGCCCCCCTTGGAGCCCCCACAGGAGCCACAGCTGGTGCAGGAACAGGCTGGCACACAGCAGCACACGGGTTTGCAGCAGCAGACAGGCACACAGCAGCTGGAACCACAGCCCCCACAGCCAGAGCCACAGCCCCCAGAGCTGGAGCCGCAGACTCCAGAGCAGCCACAGCAGCCCATGGTTCTGGTGGATTGAGGGTGGAGCAGGTAGAGGAGCAGGTGAGAGGGAGGTGCAGGTGTGGAGCCACCTGAGCCTGGACCCCGTTATATCCCTGGGTAGGGTTGCTCTGAGACCTCGGTCACTCCATCATTCCCAGCACTTTCTGGGTATGTGATTATTTGTTTGCTGGACTTCGGGTTCTCATTGGCCTGATCCAACACCCACCTGCTTATGTTTCTAAATGTAGCCACTTCCTCCTTGGAACTGGACCTTGTACTGAACTGATCACCTGCCTTCTGTTTTCCTCATGTGACTGGCAGAGGATGGGTTTTCTACAAAGAtcattttggttgttttcttcccatcttttcTTCCCACCTATGGCAcgatatttttctttgaaactgTGATCTTTGtgtaaagagaatttttaaaaaactaagctTTCATCCATATAATTAAAGAGGCTAATTGAGGAACCAATGTTGTATCTTGGTTCTGTCTTAACACATCGGTGCATGGCAGTGAATCTGTCCTCCATCGGCCTCAGGTCGTGGGGTGCTCAGGACTCCTGGCTGCTGCTTACACAGCCTCACATGGTGAGTATTGTTTATGTTAAAAATGTCAGGAATTTCATGGGTGGATGGGGGATCTCATTTATCATCCTGTTGTTATCTCTTCAATTAACTATTAGTGAGGGTGATTCTTTTACtccaatataaattatatacttttttattggcagggcacggtggttcacgcctataatcccagcactttggaagaccaaggcgggcagatcacgaggtcaggagatcgagaccatcctggctaatatggtgaaaacccatctctactaaaagtacaaaaaattagccgggcatggtggtgggcgcctgtagtcccagctactcaggaggctgaggcaggagaatggtgtgaacctgggaggtggagcctgcagtgagccgagatcatgctactgccctccagcctgggcgacagagcaagactccgtctcaaaaaaaaaaaaaaaatttgtacttTTTTGACTTCTCATTACTGCTTTAAAAGTTATTTGGATATTGAGAGAACAAATCCCTTGTGTTCAAACAGTGTACTTTGTTTTTCCACAGGCGTGTACTTGAGTTTAATTTCTGACGTTTTTAAAAGCCATTCTCACTTTGTCTTAATTGTCATTTTTGGCCTCGCCAACATTATTAGATGGTGTAAAAGTGAATGTctttcagctgggtgcggtggctcatgcctgtaatcccagcactttgggaggctgaggcaggcggatcacgaggtcaggagattgagaccatccttgctaacatggtgaaactccttctctactaaaaatacaaaaaaaattagccagacatggtggcggacgcctgtagtcccagctactcgggaggctgagacaggagaatggcatgagcccgggaggcggagcttgcagtgagccgagattgcgccactgcactccagcctgggcaacagagtgagactctgcctcaaaaaaaaaaaaatgtctttcaagCTTGGGATAAAAGCTTTGTCTTCTCTGGAAGAGGTGAGAAAGGGGTTATAGGTTCTGTAGTTCCCATTGCTAATGAGGGCTGCGGGGGCAGGGGACTGAGAGAAACCCACAGAGAGGGATGTGCCTGCTGTGCTGAAAATGCCCTCTTCCTAGGGAACACACTGGGTCAGAGGATGCAGCCCTGTGTGGCAACAGTTCACGCCTCCCGACTGGGTGCGGTGAGGCTGGGATGGGGACATTTCATAAGACCTGGATTGTGAGCACAGAGCCCAAGCATCCTAACAAAGCCGTCCCCCACCAGCCCCGCGCGAGGCTGCACTGGACGTGAGCAGACCATCACGCACCCCAGGCGCTCGCCAGAGCTTGGCAGCTCCGCCCTCAGGTGCTGGGTAAAGGGAACCAGGAGCATCCCATTTTGTTTCAACATAGGTAGAAGATCCAGACAGGATTGGCCAAACCCAAGAGAGGTAATGTGAGATTCTGTAACAGCTATGAAAACAAACCTTAAAAAacgaaaggaggaggagaggaaggagacaaACCTTTCTAAGCGAAATTGTCATCCAGGAGACAAAAGTAGATTTCCTGCAAATGGTTGAGTTATGCagcaaataataacaaatatggCAGCAAATTACAAATATGGCATACTAACTTTAATTGGGCTCTCAGTTGAGATTGTAAAATTATAGagtaagttttattttgtttatttgtttattttttgagacagagttttgctctttcgcccaggctggagtgcaatgatgtgatctcagctcactgcaacctccgcctcccaggttcaaccgattctcctgcctcagcctcccaagtagctggtattacaggcacgtgccaccacaccccactaatttttgcttttttagtagagacggggtttcacc is a window encoding:
- the LOC112135547 gene encoding LOW QUALITY PROTEIN: arginine/serine-rich protein PNISR-like (The sequence of the model RefSeq protein was modified relative to this genomic sequence to represent the inferred CDS: substituted 2 bases at 2 genomic stop codons) — translated: MTPNNREISKICVSSLRSYTGSTWGHSSXTGSSRAXSNWTGSRRAYSSWTGSSRACSSWTGSRMIHSLKSSSRAYSSCTGSGHQSHSPLWRPHRSHSPPWSLHRTHSPPWSPHRSHSWCRNRLAHSSTRVCSSRQAHSSWNHSPHSQSHSPQSWSRRLQSSHSSPWFWWIEGGAGRGAGEREVQVWSHLSLDPVISLATSSLELDLVLN